Proteins from one Pseudomonas bijieensis genomic window:
- a CDS encoding tetratricopeptide repeat protein, producing MLDSLEKMLAKGVDNSLLRFGLGKGYLDLGEFARAAEHFQRCVELDPKYSAAWKLLGKAHQGQGDLPAARQAWEQGLEAARAHGDKQAEKEMTVFLKKLDRHP from the coding sequence ATGCTCGACTCCCTGGAAAAAATGCTCGCCAAGGGTGTGGATAACTCACTGCTGCGCTTCGGCCTGGGCAAGGGTTACCTGGACCTCGGCGAATTCGCCCGGGCAGCCGAACATTTCCAACGCTGCGTCGAACTCGATCCCAAGTATTCGGCTGCATGGAAACTATTGGGCAAAGCCCATCAAGGCCAAGGCGACCTACCAGCCGCCCGCCAAGCCTGGGAACAAGGCCTTGAAGCCGCCCGCGCCCATGGCGACAAACAGGCCGAAAAGGAAATGACGGTGTTCCTCAAAAAACTGGATCGCCACCCCTGA
- the trkA gene encoding Trk system potassium transporter TrkA, whose protein sequence is MKIIILGAGQVGGSLAEHLASEANDITVVDTDGERLRDLGDRLDIRTVQGRGSLPTVLRQAGADDADMLVAVTNSDETNMVACQVAHTLFHTPTKIARVREAAYLTRADLFDNEAIPVDVLISPEQVVTNYIKRLIQHPGALQVIDFAEGKAQLVAVKAYYGGPLVGQQLRQLREHMPNVETRVAAIFRRDRPILPQGDTVIEADDEVFFIAAKANIRAVMSEMRRLDENYKRIVIAGGGQIGERLAEAIESRYQVKIIEMNPARCRYLSDTLDSTVVLQGSASDRDLLLEENIADADIFLALTNDDEANIMSSLLAKRLGAKKVMTIINNPAYVDLIQGGDIDIAISPQLATIGTLLAHVRRGDIVSVHSLRRGAAEAIEAIAHGDAKSSKVIGKAIRDIGLPPGTTIGAIIRDEEVLIAHDDTTIQTGDHVILFLVDKKHIRDVEKLFHVGLSFF, encoded by the coding sequence CGCCTGCGCGACCTCGGTGACCGCCTCGACATCCGTACCGTACAAGGTCGCGGCTCTTTGCCTACGGTGCTGCGCCAGGCCGGCGCCGACGATGCCGACATGCTCGTGGCGGTGACCAACAGCGACGAAACCAACATGGTCGCCTGTCAGGTGGCCCATACGTTGTTCCACACCCCGACCAAAATCGCCCGGGTGCGCGAAGCGGCCTACCTGACCCGCGCCGACCTCTTCGACAACGAAGCGATCCCGGTAGACGTGCTGATCAGCCCCGAGCAGGTGGTGACCAACTACATCAAGCGCCTGATCCAACACCCGGGCGCCTTGCAGGTGATCGACTTCGCCGAAGGCAAGGCGCAACTGGTGGCGGTCAAGGCCTACTACGGCGGGCCGCTGGTGGGTCAGCAGCTGCGCCAGTTGCGCGAGCACATGCCGAATGTCGAGACCCGGGTCGCGGCGATCTTCCGTCGTGACCGACCGATCCTGCCCCAGGGCGACACGGTGATCGAAGCCGACGACGAAGTGTTCTTCATCGCCGCCAAGGCGAACATTCGCGCGGTCATGAGCGAAATGCGTCGCCTGGACGAGAACTACAAACGCATCGTCATCGCCGGCGGCGGGCAGATCGGCGAACGCCTGGCCGAAGCCATCGAAAGCCGCTATCAGGTCAAGATCATCGAGATGAATCCGGCCCGCTGCCGCTACCTCTCGGACACCCTCGACAGCACCGTGGTATTGCAAGGCAGTGCCTCGGACCGCGACCTGCTGCTGGAAGAAAACATCGCCGACGCCGACATCTTCCTGGCCCTGACCAACGACGACGAAGCCAACATCATGTCGTCGCTGCTGGCCAAGCGCCTGGGGGCGAAGAAGGTCATGACCATCATCAACAACCCAGCCTACGTCGACCTGATCCAGGGCGGTGACATCGACATCGCCATCAGCCCGCAACTGGCAACCATCGGCACCTTGCTCGCCCACGTACGCCGTGGCGACATCGTCAGCGTGCACTCCCTGCGCCGCGGCGCGGCCGAAGCCATCGAGGCGATTGCCCATGGCGACGCCAAGTCCAGCAAAGTCATCGGCAAGGCCATCCGCGACATCGGCCTGCCACCCGGCACCACCATCGGCGCAATCATCCGCGACGAAGAAGTACTGATCGCCCACGATGACACCACCATCCAGACCGGCGACCATGTGATCCTGTTCCTGGTGGACAAGAAGCACATTCGCGACGTCGAGAAGCTGTTCCATGTGGGGTTGAGTTTCTTCTGA